The following coding sequences lie in one Arachis stenosperma cultivar V10309 chromosome 5, arast.V10309.gnm1.PFL2, whole genome shotgun sequence genomic window:
- the LOC130982656 gene encoding ADP-ribosylation factor-like protein 8a, with product MGLWEAFLNWLRSLFFKQEMELSLIGLQNAGKTSLVNVVATGGYSEDMIPTVGFNMRKVTKGNVTIKLWDLGGQPRFRSMWERYCRAVSAIVYVVDAADPDNLSISRSELHDLLSKPSLNGIPLLVLGNKIDKAGALSKQALTDQMDLKSITDREVCCFMISCKNSTNIDSVIDWLVKHSKSKS from the exons ATGGGGCTGTGGGAAGCTTTTCTCAATTGGCTACGCAG CCTATTCTTCAAGCAGGAAATGGAGCTATCTCTGATAGGACTCCAGAATGCTGGAAAGACTTCCCTTGTAAATGTTGTTGCT ACTGGCGGATATAGTGAGGACATGATTCCCACT GTCGGATTCAATATGAGGAAGGTAACAAAAGGCAATGTTACAATAAAGCTATGGGATCTTGGAGGGCAACCTAGGTTCCGCAGCATGTGGGAACGTTACTGTCGTGCAGTTTCTGCTATTGT TTATGTTGTTGATGCTGCTGATCCAGATAACCTTAGCATATCAAGAAGCGAACTTCATGATTTGCTGAGTAAGCCATCTTTGAATGGCATCCCTCTGTTGGTGTTGGGGAATAAGATCGACAAAGCAGGGGCTCTGTCTAAGCAAGCTTTGACTGATCAGAT GGATCTGAAGTCAATCACTGACAGAGAAGTTTGCTGCTTCATGATCTCATGCAAAAACTCGACGAACATTGATTCTGTTATTGATTGGCTTGTGAAGCATTCCAAGTCAAAGAGCTGA
- the LOC130979002 gene encoding telomere repeat-binding factor 2-like isoform X3 — MGAPKQKWTAEEEAALKAGVVKHGAGKWRTILTDPEFSAILRMRSNVDLKDKWRNINVTAIWGSRQKAKLALKKNLPIPKIDCNHMAISTVVQRDEVADYKPLAIAGGASQSANSKEHISSGRLDTLILESIIKLKEPKGSDRAAIAAYIEDQYSCPPNLRKLLSAKLKHMVASGKLMKVKHKYRITGNSTISEKRRGSSLLLLEGRPKDSPKSEKTDVSLLSKSQIDAELSKMKGVTAQEAAAAAAKAVAEAEVAIAEAEAAAREAEAAEAEAEAARVFAKAAMKALKCKALHI, encoded by the exons ATGGGTGCACCTAAGCAGAAATGGActgcagaagaagaagcagcgcTCAAAGCTGGAGTAGTCAAACATGGGGCTGGAAAATGGCGCACAATACTTACAGACCCAGAGTTTAGTGCAATTCTGCGCATGCGATCAAATGTAGATCTCAAG GACAAATGGAGGAATATAAATGTGACAGCAATATGGGGATCCAGGCAGAAAGCAAAGCTTGCCCTAAAAAAGAACCTACCAATTCCCAAAATTGACTGTAACCACATGGCCATAAGTACTGTAGTTCAACGGGATGAAGTTGCTGATTATAAGCCTCTGGCAATTGCTGGTGGAGCATCACAATCtgctaattcaaaagaacacaTATCAAG TGGCAGGTTGGATACTCTCATACTAGAGTCCATTATCAAGTTAAAAGAGCCAAAAGGTTCTGACCGGGCTGCCATTGCTGCTTACATAGAG GATCAATACTCATGTCCTCCGAACCTCAGAAAGTTACTATCAGCAAAACTGAAGCATATGGTAGCAAGTGGCAAGTTAATGAAG GTAAAGCATAAGTACAGAATTACAGGAAATTCAACAATCTCTGAGAAGAGAAGAGGCTCTTCCTTGTTACTTTTGGAAGGAAGGCCAAAAGATTCCCCCAAATCAGAGAAGACTGATGTCAGCCTCCTTTCAAAATCCCAAATTGATGCAGAGCTATCAAAAATGAAAGGTGTGACAGCTCAAGAGGCAGCGGCTGCAGCTGCAAAAGCAGTTGCAGAAGCTGAAGTTGCCATTGCTGAGGCTGAGGCAGCAGCTAGGGAGGCAGAAGCCGCAGAAGCGGAAGCAGAGGCTGCGCGGGTATTTGCAAAAGCAGCAATGAAAGCACTAAAATGCAAAGCGCTTCATATCTG A
- the LOC130979002 gene encoding telomere repeat-binding factor 2-like isoform X1 has translation MGAPKQKWTAEEEAALKAGVVKHGAGKWRTILTDPEFSAILRMRSNVDLKDKWRNINVTAIWGSRQKAKLALKKNLPIPKIDCNHMAISTVVQRDEVADYKPLAIAGGASQSANSKEHISSSNMRFDSGRLDTLILESIIKLKEPKGSDRAAIAAYIEDQYSCPPNLRKLLSAKLKHMVASGKLMKVKHKYRITGNSTISEKRRGSSLLLLEGRPKDSPKSEKTDVSLLSKSQIDAELSKMKGVTAQEAAAAAAKAVAEAEVAIAEAEAAAREAEAAEAEAEAARVFAKAAMKALKCKALHI, from the exons ATGGGTGCACCTAAGCAGAAATGGActgcagaagaagaagcagcgcTCAAAGCTGGAGTAGTCAAACATGGGGCTGGAAAATGGCGCACAATACTTACAGACCCAGAGTTTAGTGCAATTCTGCGCATGCGATCAAATGTAGATCTCAAG GACAAATGGAGGAATATAAATGTGACAGCAATATGGGGATCCAGGCAGAAAGCAAAGCTTGCCCTAAAAAAGAACCTACCAATTCCCAAAATTGACTGTAACCACATGGCCATAAGTACTGTAGTTCAACGGGATGAAGTTGCTGATTATAAGCCTCTGGCAATTGCTGGTGGAGCATCACAATCtgctaattcaaaagaacacaTATCAAG CAGCAATATGCGTTTTGACAGTGGCAGGTTGGATACTCTCATACTAGAGTCCATTATCAAGTTAAAAGAGCCAAAAGGTTCTGACCGGGCTGCCATTGCTGCTTACATAGAG GATCAATACTCATGTCCTCCGAACCTCAGAAAGTTACTATCAGCAAAACTGAAGCATATGGTAGCAAGTGGCAAGTTAATGAAG GTAAAGCATAAGTACAGAATTACAGGAAATTCAACAATCTCTGAGAAGAGAAGAGGCTCTTCCTTGTTACTTTTGGAAGGAAGGCCAAAAGATTCCCCCAAATCAGAGAAGACTGATGTCAGCCTCCTTTCAAAATCCCAAATTGATGCAGAGCTATCAAAAATGAAAGGTGTGACAGCTCAAGAGGCAGCGGCTGCAGCTGCAAAAGCAGTTGCAGAAGCTGAAGTTGCCATTGCTGAGGCTGAGGCAGCAGCTAGGGAGGCAGAAGCCGCAGAAGCGGAAGCAGAGGCTGCGCGGGTATTTGCAAAAGCAGCAATGAAAGCACTAAAATGCAAAGCGCTTCATATCTG A
- the LOC130979002 gene encoding telomere repeat-binding factor 2-like isoform X2: MGAPKQKWTAEEEAALKAGVVKHGAGKWRTILTDPEFSAILRMRSNVDLKDKWRNINVTAIWGSRQKAKLALKKNLPIPKIDCNHMAISTVVQRDEVADYKPLAIAGGASQSANSKEHISSNMRFDSGRLDTLILESIIKLKEPKGSDRAAIAAYIEDQYSCPPNLRKLLSAKLKHMVASGKLMKVKHKYRITGNSTISEKRRGSSLLLLEGRPKDSPKSEKTDVSLLSKSQIDAELSKMKGVTAQEAAAAAAKAVAEAEVAIAEAEAAAREAEAAEAEAEAARVFAKAAMKALKCKALHI; encoded by the exons ATGGGTGCACCTAAGCAGAAATGGActgcagaagaagaagcagcgcTCAAAGCTGGAGTAGTCAAACATGGGGCTGGAAAATGGCGCACAATACTTACAGACCCAGAGTTTAGTGCAATTCTGCGCATGCGATCAAATGTAGATCTCAAG GACAAATGGAGGAATATAAATGTGACAGCAATATGGGGATCCAGGCAGAAAGCAAAGCTTGCCCTAAAAAAGAACCTACCAATTCCCAAAATTGACTGTAACCACATGGCCATAAGTACTGTAGTTCAACGGGATGAAGTTGCTGATTATAAGCCTCTGGCAATTGCTGGTGGAGCATCACAATCtgctaattcaaaagaacacaTATCAAG CAATATGCGTTTTGACAGTGGCAGGTTGGATACTCTCATACTAGAGTCCATTATCAAGTTAAAAGAGCCAAAAGGTTCTGACCGGGCTGCCATTGCTGCTTACATAGAG GATCAATACTCATGTCCTCCGAACCTCAGAAAGTTACTATCAGCAAAACTGAAGCATATGGTAGCAAGTGGCAAGTTAATGAAG GTAAAGCATAAGTACAGAATTACAGGAAATTCAACAATCTCTGAGAAGAGAAGAGGCTCTTCCTTGTTACTTTTGGAAGGAAGGCCAAAAGATTCCCCCAAATCAGAGAAGACTGATGTCAGCCTCCTTTCAAAATCCCAAATTGATGCAGAGCTATCAAAAATGAAAGGTGTGACAGCTCAAGAGGCAGCGGCTGCAGCTGCAAAAGCAGTTGCAGAAGCTGAAGTTGCCATTGCTGAGGCTGAGGCAGCAGCTAGGGAGGCAGAAGCCGCAGAAGCGGAAGCAGAGGCTGCGCGGGTATTTGCAAAAGCAGCAATGAAAGCACTAAAATGCAAAGCGCTTCATATCTG A